From Thamnophis elegans isolate rThaEle1 chromosome 12, rThaEle1.pri, whole genome shotgun sequence, one genomic window encodes:
- the LOC116515516 gene encoding RH-like protein isoform X1 — translation MSSQYPPNLRIRLPALILLLEAALILVFGFFVSYDHSQNLARDYPVFQDVNLMVIFGFAYFLAFLQRYGFSSIGFNLLLAALGVQWAVLVDGFLFHFSAGKIRINLQSILTAIMSITTVLISAGAILGKANLMQLTWMAMVEVTVFTVNRWLAVNFLQIQSHVSMMHAHLFGAYFGLMVSWTLYHSSLSRKAEKERSRPVSDMFAVLGTLFLWIFWPSFNSALIMEEDKKWTAIYNTYFVMATSTIAAFSFSIATSKNGKLSMAHIQNATLAGGVALGFSASNIQQPWIAMVLGLAAGTVSVLGMACLQKRLDPALKIHDTSGVLYTFGLPSLLGGIIHVILILTNHHKNLSVLGYSALIEVGALSLSLCLSLFSGLLTGLTLTCKLWKTPPVTKYFDDQVYWEFPHLAVGF, via the exons ATGTCTTCCCAGTATCCTCCCAATCTCCGGATTCGTCTCCCTGCGCTCATTCTTCTTTTGGAAGCGGCTTTAATCCTTGTGTTTGGCTTCTTCGTTTCTTACGACCACAGTCAAAATCTTGCAAGAGACTACCCAG TATTTCAAGATGTCAACCTCATGGTGATTTTCGGGTTCGCCTATTTCCTGGCCTTCCTGCAGAGATACGGCTTCAGCAGCATCGGATTCAACCTTCTCCTCGCTGCCCTCGGAGTACAGTGGGCCGTGCTTGTTGATGGATTCCTCTTTCACTTCTCAGCTGGGAAAATCAGGATAAACCTGCAAAG tATTTTAACTGCCATTATGAGCATCACCACAGTGTTGATTTCAGCTGGAGCAATACTTGGCAAAGCCAATCTCATGCAGTTGACCTGGATGGCTATGGTGGAAGTGACCGTCTTCACCGTCAACAGATGGCTGGCTGTGAATTTTTTGCAG ATCCAGAGCCATGTCAGCATGATGCACGCCCACTTATTTGGGGCCTACTTTGGCTTAATGGTCTCCTGGACGCTCTACCACTCCTCACTGAGTCGGAAAGCTGAGAAGGAAAGATCCAGGCCCGTCTCGGATATGTTTGCGGTGCTGG GTACCCTCTTTCTCTGGATCTTCTGGCCCAGCTTCAACTCTGCTCTGATCATGGAAGAAGACAAAAAGTGGACCGCCATCTACAACACCTACTTTGTCATGGCTACAAGCACCATTGctgccttttctttttcaattgcaaccagcaaaaatggaaaactCAGCATG gcTCACATCCAGAATGCTACGCTGGCAGGTGGGGTTGCCCTTGGCTTCTCCGCTTCCAACATCCAACAGCCTTGGATTGCAATGGTTTTGGGTCTGGCAGCAGGCACAGTTTCTGTCCTTGGCATGGCCTGTTTACAG AAACGCTTGGATCCAGCACTCAAAATCCATGATACTTCTGGAGTTCTTTACACTTTCGGCTTGCCCAGTTTGCTTGGAGGGATAATCCACGTTATTCTCATCCTAACAAACCACCACAAGAACCTCTCAGT ACTTGGTTATTCAGCTTTAATTGAAGTTGGTGCACTCAGCTTGAGCCTATGCCTCAGTCTATTCAGTGGTCTACTTACAG GTCTCACTTTAACTTGCAAATTATGGAAAACACCTCCTGTCACAAAGTACTTCGATGATCAAGTTTATTGGGAG TTCCCACACTTAGCTGTTGGATTCTGA
- the LOC116515516 gene encoding RH-like protein isoform X2: MSSQYPPNLRIRLPALILLLEAALILVFGFFVSYDHSQNLARDYPVFQDVNLMVIFGFAYFLAFLQRYGFSSIGFNLLLAALGVQWAVLVDGFLFHFSAGKIRINLQSILTAIMSITTVLISAGAILGKANLMQLTWMAMVEVTVFTVNRWLAVNFLQIQSHVSMMHAHLFGAYFGLMVSWTLYHSSLSRKAEKERSRPVSDMFAVLGTLFLWIFWPSFNSALIMEEDKKWTAIYNTYFVMATSTIAAFSFSIATSKNGKLSMAHIQNATLAGGVALGFSASNIQQPWIAMVLGLAAGTVSVLGMACLQKRLDPALKIHDTSGVLYTFGLPSLLGGIIHVILILTNHHKNLSVSHFNLQIMENTSCHKVLR; the protein is encoded by the exons ATGTCTTCCCAGTATCCTCCCAATCTCCGGATTCGTCTCCCTGCGCTCATTCTTCTTTTGGAAGCGGCTTTAATCCTTGTGTTTGGCTTCTTCGTTTCTTACGACCACAGTCAAAATCTTGCAAGAGACTACCCAG TATTTCAAGATGTCAACCTCATGGTGATTTTCGGGTTCGCCTATTTCCTGGCCTTCCTGCAGAGATACGGCTTCAGCAGCATCGGATTCAACCTTCTCCTCGCTGCCCTCGGAGTACAGTGGGCCGTGCTTGTTGATGGATTCCTCTTTCACTTCTCAGCTGGGAAAATCAGGATAAACCTGCAAAG tATTTTAACTGCCATTATGAGCATCACCACAGTGTTGATTTCAGCTGGAGCAATACTTGGCAAAGCCAATCTCATGCAGTTGACCTGGATGGCTATGGTGGAAGTGACCGTCTTCACCGTCAACAGATGGCTGGCTGTGAATTTTTTGCAG ATCCAGAGCCATGTCAGCATGATGCACGCCCACTTATTTGGGGCCTACTTTGGCTTAATGGTCTCCTGGACGCTCTACCACTCCTCACTGAGTCGGAAAGCTGAGAAGGAAAGATCCAGGCCCGTCTCGGATATGTTTGCGGTGCTGG GTACCCTCTTTCTCTGGATCTTCTGGCCCAGCTTCAACTCTGCTCTGATCATGGAAGAAGACAAAAAGTGGACCGCCATCTACAACACCTACTTTGTCATGGCTACAAGCACCATTGctgccttttctttttcaattgcaaccagcaaaaatggaaaactCAGCATG gcTCACATCCAGAATGCTACGCTGGCAGGTGGGGTTGCCCTTGGCTTCTCCGCTTCCAACATCCAACAGCCTTGGATTGCAATGGTTTTGGGTCTGGCAGCAGGCACAGTTTCTGTCCTTGGCATGGCCTGTTTACAG AAACGCTTGGATCCAGCACTCAAAATCCATGATACTTCTGGAGTTCTTTACACTTTCGGCTTGCCCAGTTTGCTTGGAGGGATAATCCACGTTATTCTCATCCTAACAAACCACCACAAGAACCTCTCAGT GTCTCACTTTAACTTGCAAATTATGGAAAACACCTCCTGTCACAAAGTACTTCGATGA
- the TMEM50A gene encoding transmembrane protein 50A, which produces MSGFLENVRCSECVDWGEKRNTIASIAAGVLFFTGWWIIIDAAVKYPGSAEFNHSYHACGVIATVAFLMINAVSNGQVRGDSYSEGCLGQTGARIWLFIGFMLAFGSLIASMWVLFGGYVINDKQNKPPVYPGIAVFFQNAFIFFGGLVFKFGRTEDLWQ; this is translated from the exons ATGTCTGGGTTCCTTGAAAATGTTAGATGCTCCGAGTGTGTTGACTGGGGAGAAAAACGAAATACAATAGCTTCTATTGCAGCTGGTGTACTG TTTTTTACAGGATGGTGGATTATAATAGATGCAGCTGTCAAATATCCAGGTTCAGCAGAGTTCAACCATTCCTACCATGCTTGTGGAGTTATAGCCACAGTTGCATTCCTAAT GATCAATGCTGTTTCCAATGGTCAAGTGCGTGGAGACAGTTACAGTGAAGGGTGTCTTGGGCAGACAG GTGCTCGCATCTGGCTGTTCATCGGTTTTATGCTGGCATTTGGATCCCTGATTGCCTCAATGTGGGTTCTCTTTGGAGGCTACGTTATCAATG acaaacaaaacaaaccaccAGTTTATCCAGGAATAGCTGTCTTCTttcaaaatgcttttattttctttgg CGGTTTGGTGTTTAAATTTGGTCGCACTGAGGATTTGTGGCAATAA